From a region of the Halolamina sp. CBA1230 genome:
- a CDS encoding acyl-CoA dehydrogenase family protein, producing MDLLDEGIVPEHAREAKAEARAFAEDEIMPVAAEKFEAGEYPWDVLEAGMDAGLVAADLPEELGGRGFDIQQILAIGEEFFRADAGIGLTLMLASFGCELVEQYGTEEQHEEYLRPVAQNDQISGLAVSEPDTGSDLAGMTTSAEKDGDEWVLNGEKYWVGNAVEADWLTVYAKTGDRDDRYGNYSLFIVPTDAPGYEAEHIPEKMGMRASKQGHIVFDDCRIPEANLVGSEGGGFYALADFFNHGRVVVGGHGLGIAAAAIEEAEAFVHDREGFGRTINEFQAVQHTLADMQTEFQAARALNWRAAEKVKKHDNPGYWAAMAKTKSTEVAVDVAERGMQLHGGRSIFTDRRIARAYRDARIPVIYEGANEIQRNLIYRQTPR from the coding sequence ATGGATCTGCTCGACGAGGGGATCGTCCCCGAGCACGCGCGCGAGGCGAAAGCCGAGGCCAGAGCGTTCGCCGAGGACGAGATCATGCCCGTCGCCGCCGAGAAGTTCGAGGCCGGCGAGTACCCGTGGGACGTGCTGGAGGCGGGGATGGACGCCGGCCTCGTCGCCGCCGACCTCCCGGAGGAGCTGGGCGGCCGCGGGTTCGACATCCAGCAGATCCTCGCCATCGGCGAGGAGTTCTTCCGCGCCGACGCGGGGATCGGGCTGACGCTGATGCTCGCCTCCTTCGGCTGTGAGCTGGTCGAGCAGTACGGCACCGAGGAGCAGCACGAGGAGTACCTCCGCCCCGTCGCCCAGAACGACCAGATCTCCGGGCTCGCGGTGTCCGAACCCGACACCGGCTCCGACCTCGCGGGGATGACGACGAGCGCGGAGAAAGACGGCGACGAGTGGGTGCTGAACGGCGAGAAGTACTGGGTCGGCAACGCCGTCGAGGCCGACTGGCTCACCGTCTACGCCAAAACCGGCGACCGCGACGACCGCTACGGCAACTACTCGCTCTTTATCGTCCCCACCGATGCCCCCGGGTACGAGGCCGAGCACATCCCCGAGAAGATGGGGATGCGCGCCTCCAAGCAGGGCCACATCGTGTTCGACGACTGCCGGATCCCGGAGGCGAACCTCGTCGGCAGCGAGGGCGGCGGCTTCTACGCGCTCGCGGACTTCTTCAACCACGGCCGCGTCGTCGTCGGCGGTCACGGGCTGGGGATCGCCGCCGCGGCCATCGAGGAGGCCGAGGCGTTCGTCCACGACCGCGAGGGGTTCGGGCGCACGATCAACGAGTTCCAGGCCGTCCAGCACACCCTCGCGGACATGCAGACCGAGTTCCAGGCAGCCCGCGCGCTGAACTGGCGCGCCGCCGAGAAGGTGAAAAAGCACGACAACCCCGGCTACTGGGCCGCGATGGCCAAGACCAAATCGACGGAGGTCGCCGTCGACGTCGCCGAGCGCGGGATGCAGCTCCACGGCGGCCGCTCGATCTTCACCGACCGCCGGATCGCGCGGGCGTACCGCGACGCGCGGATCCCCGTGATCTACGAGGGGGCCAACGAGATCCAGCGG